A region from the Variovorax sp. V93 genome encodes:
- a CDS encoding NAD(P)-dependent alcohol dehydrogenase, translated as MQASRTLRRWQLSSFGREQLEQVELPLPAPGPGQVLVQVGAVSLNYRDLLMIRDGMGMTFDLPFTPGSDMAGTVVAVGPGVRRLAVGDHVVNTFWGGWIDSHWPAEAVPMGGPGPGMLASHVLIDAAWAVAAPATLDFAQASTLPCAGLTAWFALAETGALRPGQTVLVHGTGGVALFGVQLARLNGARAIVVTGSEEKRAQTLALGASEVLMRDSDWPAEVRRLTQGRGADHVLELASGPNLDRSLQAVAQGGRVSIIGMLGGETLSASYYAVVLGRVTVQGIGVGHRRALEDLVRAVDANALEPVIAARYAFDDLPDALDHLARGAFGKIVVVP; from the coding sequence ATGCAGGCAAGCAGAACGCTCAGGCGCTGGCAACTTTCTTCCTTCGGCCGCGAGCAGCTCGAACAGGTGGAGCTGCCGCTGCCCGCGCCCGGCCCGGGCCAGGTCCTCGTGCAGGTGGGCGCGGTGTCGCTCAACTACCGCGACCTGCTGATGATCCGCGACGGCATGGGCATGACGTTCGACCTGCCCTTCACGCCCGGCTCGGACATGGCCGGCACGGTGGTGGCCGTGGGCCCGGGCGTGCGGCGCCTGGCCGTGGGCGACCACGTGGTCAACACTTTCTGGGGCGGCTGGATCGACAGCCACTGGCCGGCCGAGGCCGTGCCGATGGGCGGCCCCGGCCCGGGCATGCTCGCCTCGCACGTGCTGATCGACGCGGCCTGGGCCGTGGCCGCGCCGGCCACGCTCGATTTCGCGCAGGCCAGCACGCTGCCGTGCGCCGGCCTCACGGCCTGGTTCGCGCTGGCCGAGACCGGCGCGCTGCGGCCCGGCCAGACCGTGCTGGTCCATGGCACCGGCGGCGTGGCGCTGTTCGGCGTGCAGCTGGCGCGGCTGAATGGCGCGCGGGCCATCGTGGTCACGGGCAGCGAAGAGAAGCGTGCGCAGACGCTGGCGCTGGGCGCCAGCGAAGTGCTGATGCGAGACAGCGACTGGCCGGCCGAAGTGCGCCGGCTCACGCAGGGCCGCGGCGCCGACCACGTGCTCGAACTCGCGAGCGGGCCGAACCTCGACCGCTCGCTGCAGGCGGTGGCGCAGGGCGGGCGCGTGTCGATCATCGGCATGCTCGGCGGCGAGACGCTCAGCGCTTCGTACTACGCGGTGGTGCTCGGCCGCGTCACGGTGCAGGGCATTGGCGTGGGCCATCGGCGCGCGCTCGAAGACCTGGTGCGCGCCGTCGACGCCAATGCGCTCGAGCCCGTGATCGCGGCGCGATACGCCTTCGATGACTTGCCCGATGCGCTCGACCATCTCGCGCGCGGCGCCTTCGGCAAGATCGTCGTCGTGCCCTGA
- the aqpZ gene encoding aquaporin Z, whose translation MEHSTYKKWSAEFIGTFWLTLGGCGSAVLAAAFPNNLGIGFLGVALAFGLTVVTGAYALGPISGGHFNPAVSIGLAAAGRFKASQLAGYIVSQVLGAIAAAGVLYLIATGKPGADIGGFATNGFGEHSPGKYGMTAALVCEVVMTAVFLIVILGATAKRAAGGFAGLAIGLCLTLIHLISIPVTNTSVNPARSTGPALFGPSYAVSELWLFWVAPIAGAIIGALIYRALLGNSDD comes from the coding sequence ATGGAACATAGCACCTACAAAAAGTGGTCGGCCGAGTTCATTGGTACTTTCTGGCTCACGCTGGGCGGCTGCGGAAGCGCGGTCCTGGCGGCGGCCTTTCCGAACAACCTGGGCATCGGCTTCCTGGGCGTCGCGCTGGCGTTCGGCCTGACGGTGGTGACCGGCGCCTATGCGCTCGGTCCCATCTCGGGCGGCCACTTCAATCCGGCGGTGTCGATCGGCCTCGCAGCCGCGGGGCGCTTCAAGGCCTCGCAGCTCGCGGGCTACATCGTCTCGCAGGTGCTGGGTGCGATTGCCGCGGCCGGCGTGCTCTACCTGATTGCCACCGGCAAGCCCGGCGCCGACATCGGCGGCTTCGCCACCAATGGCTTCGGCGAACACTCGCCCGGCAAGTACGGCATGACGGCCGCGCTGGTGTGCGAGGTGGTGATGACCGCGGTGTTCCTGATCGTGATCCTCGGCGCCACCGCCAAGCGCGCGGCCGGCGGCTTCGCGGGCCTGGCCATCGGCCTGTGCCTCACGCTGATCCACCTGATCTCCATTCCGGTCACCAACACCTCGGTGAATCCCGCGCGCAGCACGGGCCCGGCGCTGTTCGGCCCGTCGTACGCGGTGTCGGAGCTGTGGCTGTTCTGGGTCGCGCCCATCGCGGGCGCGATCATCGGCGCGCTGATCTACCGCGCGCTGCTCGGCAACAGCGACGACTGA